A window of Desulfovibrio desulfuricans DSM 642 contains these coding sequences:
- a CDS encoding nitroreductase family protein, with protein MNSFIVDTELCRKDGICAKVCPIQIIDGNVGEYPSMSLHKVRVCIGCGQCMAFCPANACSAPGLSSQDSRPLRRDQLPSAEQVEELVFSRRSVRNFKNKPVPRELLHRILDGARFAPTAKNTQELRWIVLETREQTEKLAALVIDWLRALPEIDPATAKDVHAESLVRAWEAGYDVITRTAPQIALIVAPKGHWGPADASIAAAYLELLAHGHKVGCCWGGYVCFAMGHHSAHVLRAFAGVKDDEQVYAAQMMGFPLLAPHFRPPRKALDVTWL; from the coding sequence ATGAATTCTTTTATAGTAGATACAGAATTGTGCCGCAAGGACGGAATTTGCGCCAAAGTGTGCCCCATTCAGATTATTGATGGCAATGTTGGTGAATACCCCTCCATGTCTTTGCATAAGGTCAGGGTATGTATTGGTTGCGGGCAGTGCATGGCCTTTTGCCCGGCCAATGCCTGTTCCGCGCCGGGGCTTTCATCGCAAGACAGCCGCCCCTTGCGGCGTGATCAGCTACCTTCGGCCGAGCAGGTTGAAGAACTCGTATTTTCGCGCCGTTCGGTGCGGAATTTCAAAAACAAACCTGTTCCGCGCGAACTGTTGCACAGGATTCTTGACGGCGCGCGCTTTGCACCCACGGCCAAAAACACGCAGGAGCTGCGCTGGATTGTTTTGGAAACTCGCGAGCAGACGGAAAAGCTGGCAGCCCTTGTCATTGACTGGTTGCGTGCCCTGCCGGAAATTGACCCTGCCACTGCCAAGGATGTGCATGCCGAAAGCCTCGTGCGGGCATGGGAAGCTGGGTATGACGTCATCACCCGCACTGCTCCGCAGATTGCCCTGATTGTTGCCCCCAAGGGGCATTGGGGGCCTGCGGATGCCTCCATTGCCGCCGCCTATCTGGAGCTGCTGGCCCACGGGCACAAGGTGGGCTGTTGCTGGGGCGGCTACGTATGCTTTGCCATGGGGCATCACTCTGCCCACGTTCTGCGGGCCTTTGCGGGCGTTAAGGACGATGAGCAGGTCTATGCGGCGCAGATGATGGGCTTTCCACTGCTTGCCCCCCACTTCAGGCCGCCGCGCAAGGCGCTGGATGTCACCTGGCTGTAG
- a CDS encoding tautomerase family protein, with protein sequence MPFVNIKVTGGAEAPTAEQKAELISGVTELLQRVLHKNPATTVVLIEELSTDNWGIGGESVTVRRRKQ encoded by the coding sequence ATGCCTTTTGTAAATATCAAGGTAACAGGCGGTGCAGAAGCCCCCACTGCGGAGCAGAAAGCAGAACTTATCAGCGGCGTCACGGAACTGCTGCAAAGGGTGCTGCACAAAAATCCCGCGACTACCGTGGTTCTTATTGAAGAACTTTCCACGGATAACTGGGGCATCGGCGGCGAAAGCGTTACCGTACGCCGCCGCAAACAGTAG
- the modD gene encoding ModD protein, with translation MHFPCSDTWLEGLLADDCPGLDLTVELLGIAAASGVMRFAPKADCTISGVEEAELLLRKCGLSVSRTAANGDRLAAGQQCLEATGPAAALHRGWKLAQTLMEYMTGIATRAAHMVEQAHTANPAVRVAVTRKNFPGAKAICLEAAMNGGAIIHRQNLSDSILIFDQHRVFLPGEQQTSLRNVAAMMDKLRAKAPERKISAEVDTFDDALLVAEAGIDIVQCEKFDCETLAATVGAVRALRDDIVILAAGGVNGGNAAQYAATGVDVLVTSWPYFGKPADIKVVMEKAP, from the coding sequence ATGCACTTTCCCTGTTCCGATACATGGCTGGAGGGCCTGCTGGCAGACGACTGCCCCGGCCTTGACCTTACGGTAGAACTGCTCGGCATTGCCGCGGCTTCTGGCGTCATGCGCTTTGCGCCCAAGGCGGATTGCACCATCAGCGGCGTGGAAGAAGCCGAATTGCTCCTGCGCAAATGCGGCCTTTCTGTCAGTCGCACCGCCGCCAACGGCGACAGACTTGCAGCGGGCCAGCAATGCCTGGAGGCCACAGGCCCAGCCGCCGCCCTGCACCGTGGCTGGAAGCTGGCCCAGACCCTTATGGAATACATGACAGGCATTGCCACGCGCGCGGCGCACATGGTGGAGCAGGCCCACACCGCAAACCCCGCCGTGCGCGTTGCCGTGACACGCAAAAACTTTCCCGGCGCCAAGGCCATCTGCCTGGAGGCGGCCATGAACGGCGGGGCCATCATTCATCGGCAAAACCTCTCGGACAGCATCCTCATTTTTGACCAGCACCGCGTTTTCCTGCCCGGCGAACAACAGACCTCGTTGCGCAACGTGGCAGCCATGATGGACAAATTGCGCGCGAAAGCGCCTGAGCGCAAGATCAGCGCCGAGGTGGACACCTTTGACGATGCCCTGCTGGTGGCAGAAGCAGGCATTGATATTGTTCAGTGCGAAAAATTCGATTGCGAGACTCTTGCCGCAACTGTGGGCGCAGTGCGCGCCCTGCGCGACGACATCGTCATTCTGGCCGCTGGCGGCGTCAACGGCGGCAACGCCGCCCAGTATGCGGCCACGGGCGTTGACGTGCTCGTCACAAGCTGGCCCTACTTTGGCAAACCGGCAGACATCAAGGTTGTTATGGAAAAAGCCCCCTAG
- a CDS encoding molybdate ABC transporter permease subunit — translation MQLHELWRALCAPEVSFSVLLTLRVCSACLILHALTAIPLARLGMAKNPHLRRVINFIITLPLVFPPMALGFLLLMLFGRNGWGGIALRETLGVSLVFSQGGIILAAWLAGLPLVVKPVQTALNNPELLRFEQAARVCGASPRKCFFLVTLPLIRHGLAAGLLLGITRAMGEVGISLMLGGNIAGRTNTLSLEVFNAVSTGEFQRAALLCAILAIISLLLYLGIDWCQKRSF, via the coding sequence ATGCAGCTTCATGAACTGTGGCGCGCCCTGTGCGCGCCAGAAGTCAGCTTTTCCGTGCTGCTGACCCTGCGGGTCTGTAGCGCCTGCCTGATCTTGCACGCGCTGACGGCCATTCCTCTTGCCCGGCTGGGCATGGCGAAAAATCCGCATCTGCGGCGGGTGATCAACTTTATCATCACCCTGCCGCTGGTTTTTCCGCCCATGGCGCTGGGCTTTTTGCTGCTCATGCTCTTTGGCCGCAACGGCTGGGGTGGCATTGCCCTGCGGGAGACACTGGGCGTCAGCCTGGTGTTTTCGCAGGGGGGCATCATTCTTGCCGCATGGCTGGCAGGGCTGCCCCTTGTGGTCAAGCCCGTGCAAACGGCGCTGAACAATCCCGAACTGCTGCGCTTTGAGCAGGCGGCGCGGGTGTGCGGCGCCTCTCCCCGCAAGTGTTTTTTTCTTGTGACCTTGCCGCTCATCCGGCATGGCCTTGCCGCCGGGCTGCTGCTGGGCATCACGCGGGCCATGGGCGAGGTGGGCATCAGCCTCATGCTCGGCGGCAACATTGCAGGGCGCACCAATACACTCTCTCTGGAAGTGTTCAACGCCGTATCCACAGGCGAATTTCAGCGGGCAGCCCTGCTCTGCGCCATACTGGCGATAATCAGTCTTTTGCTGTACCTTGGCATTGACTGGTGTCAAAAAAGGTCATTCTAG
- the modA gene encoding molybdate ABC transporter substrate-binding protein, with protein MKPLVLPERFRLLLILTACILVFAQSAHADGPSITTGLGYKPMVQQLCAAYAQQSGVKPTEMYSGNIGQIIEQAKAGSGVSIIVSEKGTLQDSGLAFAAYEPLGEAVLVLAWRKGLHLASAQDLTKPEFAKIGYPDAKAAIYGRAAVAFMKGNNLLEPLKAKLSMLSTMPQVFSYLVSGDLDAAFVNEAIARKQGDSVGGWMEVREGYTPMLLVAGVVAGQENKAEVRSFMQFLKTPEAQRILAGNGLRL; from the coding sequence ATGAAGCCTCTGGTATTGCCTGAACGTTTTCGCCTTTTGCTGATACTGACCGCATGCATCCTCGTTTTTGCGCAGTCGGCCCATGCTGACGGGCCATCCATCACCACCGGTCTTGGATACAAGCCCATGGTGCAGCAGCTGTGCGCGGCCTATGCGCAGCAATCGGGCGTAAAACCCACAGAAATGTACAGCGGCAACATCGGGCAGATAATCGAACAGGCCAAGGCGGGGAGCGGCGTCAGCATTATTGTTTCGGAAAAAGGCACGTTGCAGGATTCCGGCCTGGCCTTTGCCGCCTATGAACCGCTTGGCGAAGCCGTACTTGTGCTGGCGTGGCGCAAAGGGCTGCACCTTGCCTCGGCGCAGGATCTCACCAAGCCGGAATTTGCCAAAATCGGCTATCCCGATGCCAAGGCGGCCATTTACGGCAGGGCAGCAGTGGCCTTCATGAAGGGCAACAACCTTCTGGAGCCGCTCAAGGCAAAGCTTTCCATGCTTTCCACTATGCCTCAGGTCTTTTCCTACCTTGTTTCCGGCGATCTTGACGCTGCCTTTGTGAACGAGGCCATTGCCCGCAAGCAGGGCGACAGCGTTGGCGGCTGGATGGAAGTGCGCGAGGGTTATACGCCCATGCTGCTGGTGGCGGGTGTTGTGGCCGGGCAGGAGAACAAGGCCGAAGTGCGCTCGTTCATGCAGTTTCTGAAAACCCCGGAGGCGCAGCGCATCCTTGCTGGCAACGGCCTGCGCCTGTAG
- the modC gene encoding molybdenum ABC transporter ATP-binding protein: protein MPTPHSGQAMLHVDIHKKHGEFELQLAFTLAECGIAVIFGPSGSGKTSLINCIAGLETPDAGQIRCHGITCFNAEQGINLPPEGRRLGYVFQDARLFPHLSVRENLRFGLRFHAAHASKDAPALDDVADLLDIAPLLHRRPAHLSGGEKQRVAIGRALLCRPRLLLMDEPLSSLDMSLKDGLMAYIARIPQQWNVPVLYVTHSPDEALALGNSMLLLRHGRLEAQGMVEVTLRKAHGLGLLPYPTFYLSGAAHEASGIA from the coding sequence ATGCCCACCCCGCATTCAGGACAGGCCATGCTGCACGTAGACATCCATAAAAAACACGGCGAGTTTGAACTGCAACTTGCATTTACGCTTGCTGAGTGCGGCATTGCTGTGATCTTTGGCCCTTCCGGTTCCGGAAAAACAAGCCTTATCAATTGTATTGCAGGGCTGGAAACGCCCGATGCAGGGCAGATACGCTGTCACGGCATCACCTGCTTCAACGCGGAACAAGGCATAAACCTGCCGCCAGAAGGCAGACGCCTGGGCTATGTTTTTCAGGACGCCCGCCTGTTTCCACACCTTTCTGTCCGCGAGAACCTGCGTTTCGGCCTCCGGTTTCATGCCGCCCACGCCAGCAAGGATGCGCCCGCCCTTGATGACGTTGCCGATCTGCTCGATATTGCCCCGCTGCTGCACAGACGCCCGGCCCATCTTTCCGGCGGAGAAAAGCAGCGCGTTGCCATTGGGCGTGCCTTGCTCTGCCGCCCGCGCCTTCTTCTCATGGACGAACCCCTTTCATCGCTGGACATGAGCCTCAAGGATGGCCTTATGGCCTACATTGCGCGCATTCCGCAGCAGTGGAACGTGCCCGTGCTGTACGTCACCCATTCGCCCGATGAGGCCTTGGCCCTTGGCAACAGCATGCTGCTGTTGCGCCATGGCCGCCTTGAAGCGCAAGGCATGGTTGAGGTTACCCTTCGCAAGGCGCACGGTCTGGGCCTGTTGCCGTACCCCACCTTTTATCTGTCAGGAGCCGCACATGAAGCCTCTGGTATTGCCTGA
- a CDS encoding DnaA ATPase domain-containing protein, producing MREQWSEISENLKKMLHSGVFKVWIAPLRAQVHAGGLLLTAPNAFVASWLEGKMLSTLREAAAPVLGLDPASVDVRITAAGDTAHSSKPAANLPARDSRDKSAFAASPMQQPSSFALAHDAEAHAKQADTAEQFAHSSSILNATFSGLAANATEAASRQDTAAQQMARPPLQATLPISSTPAYRLATNWRYAFADFVVGPTNNMAVAAAQDVSRSSGCVRTLFMNSAPGLGKTHLAQAVGRAIAEERSGARVGYLTAEDFASRFVAALRTHDIENFKTRFRDLDVLLLEDVHFFQGKEKMQDMALAVVKNLQAKGGRVIFTSSFSPRELQRVDSQLVSHFCSGILTDIGRPTEDMRRHILERKAKSYQVLLPDSVCELLACRLDGDVRQMESCLNSLIFKARLLNCGLNLDLAMEVLSQYAEISCGPDMPTIVRLVCESYGLNERQLSSRSRRKECVLGRNTVYYLARKHTELTLEEIGEKFNRRHSTVIKGITSVERELSKETSLGRQIARAVKLIERNAGMGA from the coding sequence ATGCGCGAACAATGGTCTGAAATTTCTGAAAATCTCAAGAAAATGCTGCATTCCGGCGTTTTCAAGGTCTGGATTGCACCCTTGCGGGCACAAGTGCACGCGGGGGGGCTTTTGCTTACCGCGCCCAATGCTTTTGTGGCCAGCTGGCTTGAAGGCAAGATGCTCTCCACCTTGCGTGAAGCAGCAGCCCCGGTGCTGGGACTTGACCCAGCTTCTGTTGACGTGCGCATTACCGCTGCAGGCGATACCGCCCACAGCAGCAAGCCTGCGGCTAACCTGCCAGCCCGTGACAGCCGAGATAAATCGGCCTTTGCGGCCAGCCCTATGCAACAGCCCTCTTCTTTTGCCCTGGCCCATGATGCAGAAGCCCACGCCAAACAAGCTGACACGGCAGAGCAGTTCGCACACTCATCTTCCATACTGAACGCGACATTTTCCGGTTTGGCGGCCAACGCCACGGAGGCTGCCAGCCGTCAGGACACTGCCGCACAGCAGATGGCGCGCCCGCCGTTGCAGGCCACCCTGCCCATCAGCAGCACCCCGGCCTATCGTCTGGCGACCAACTGGCGCTATGCTTTTGCGGACTTTGTAGTTGGCCCCACCAATAATATGGCTGTTGCGGCAGCTCAGGATGTAAGCCGTAGCAGCGGCTGCGTACGCACCCTGTTCATGAACTCTGCCCCTGGCCTTGGCAAAACCCACCTGGCACAGGCCGTTGGCCGCGCCATTGCAGAAGAACGCAGCGGTGCGCGCGTGGGCTACCTGACGGCAGAAGATTTTGCCTCGCGCTTTGTGGCTGCCCTGCGCACCCACGACATCGAAAATTTCAAAACCCGTTTCCGTGATCTTGACGTGCTGCTGCTTGAAGACGTGCATTTTTTCCAGGGTAAGGAAAAAATGCAGGACATGGCGCTTGCCGTGGTTAAAAACCTTCAGGCCAAGGGCGGACGCGTCATTTTTACCTCATCGTTTTCGCCGCGCGAACTGCAACGCGTGGACAGCCAGCTTGTGTCGCATTTCTGCTCGGGCATCCTCACCGATATTGGCCGCCCCACAGAAGACATGCGCCGCCACATTCTTGAGCGCAAGGCCAAGAGTTATCAGGTGCTGCTGCCCGACTCCGTTTGCGAACTGCTGGCCTGCCGCCTTGACGGCGATGTGCGCCAGATGGAATCGTGCCTGAACAGCCTCATCTTCAAGGCGCGTCTGCTCAATTGCGGTCTGAACCTTGATCTGGCCATGGAAGTGCTCAGCCAGTATGCCGAGATCAGCTGCGGGCCGGACATGCCCACCATCGTGCGTCTGGTCTGTGAAAGCTACGGCCTCAACGAGCGCCAGCTCAGCTCCCGCTCGCGCCGCAAGGAATGCGTGCTGGGCCGCAACACAGTGTATTATCTCGCGCGCAAACACACAGAACTGACTCTTGAAGAAATCGGCGAAAAATTCAACCGCCGCCATTCCACGGTTATCAAGGGCATCACCAGTGTGGAACGTGAACTTTCCAAAGAAACCAGCCTTGGCCGCCAGATTGCCAGGGCCGTCAAACTTATCGAACGCAATGCAGGCATGGGCGCATAA
- a CDS encoding outer membrane protein, whose protein sequence is MKRFILALALVLSLALPNIAAAEGNGMYLAPKFLMSFQNTGQIERSRAMAGSGVDQYSQFTLGGALALGYDFWPQQMLPLRAELEFAMRGNNEKTWSDGGAAIKQVKGTWNSSTLFANLFWDFHNDSIMTPYVGGGLGMAFNYAGYDFTANNGDKFSGDQRTTNFAWNLGAGVAFNINEHFAIDAGYRFVSLGYNDVSVTSAGNKYNVGNRPYENEFMLGLRYGF, encoded by the coding sequence ATGAAACGCTTTATTCTTGCGTTGGCGCTGGTGCTGAGTCTGGCACTGCCCAACATTGCCGCTGCTGAAGGCAACGGCATGTATCTGGCCCCCAAATTCCTGATGAGCTTTCAAAATACCGGCCAAATTGAACGCTCCCGCGCCATGGCTGGCTCAGGCGTAGACCAGTACAGCCAGTTCACCCTTGGTGGCGCCCTGGCCCTGGGCTATGACTTCTGGCCCCAGCAGATGCTGCCCCTGCGTGCCGAACTTGAATTCGCCATGCGCGGCAACAATGAAAAGACCTGGAGCGATGGCGGCGCGGCGATCAAGCAGGTCAAGGGCACCTGGAACTCTTCGACCCTGTTTGCAAACCTGTTCTGGGATTTCCACAACGACAGCATCATGACCCCTTATGTGGGTGGTGGTCTTGGCATGGCCTTCAACTACGCTGGCTATGACTTTACCGCCAACAACGGCGACAAGTTCAGCGGCGATCAACGCACCACCAACTTTGCCTGGAACCTGGGCGCTGGCGTTGCCTTCAACATCAACGAGCACTTTGCCATTGATGCGGGCTACCGCTTTGTGAGCCTTGGCTACAACGATGTAAGTGTCACCTCTGCTGGCAACAAGTACAACGTTGGCAACCGCCCCTACGAAAACGAGTTCATGCTCGGCCTGCGCTACGGCTTCTAA
- a CDS encoding OmpP1/FadL family transporter, with protein sequence MKVFRAVCLALALVACCAPVAWGEGFALNEWSARGVALAGGMVGRADDVSAIAYNAAGITQLPGTRTMGGFALISPSGGISTSYGGRETSTYTKPALWNAPHAYLSHQLSDNAWVGLGVFSRFGLGNSYSGDWAGRYNVYDIGVQTISFVPTLAIKLNDTVSFSVGVEAMNAHMYMGNKILTYNNGKKFDNDMQLEGNGWGYGAHLGLHMHLNDQWSVGLSYKSQVTMNINGDVEFAYQGDNAISKAKHLPEARNCGANTVLQLPDSAALGVTYKPLDNLSFEVGTVWTRWSTYNALNIYMDSGYSSINNKEWRDGWNFNGSVEYKPLDWWTLRAGFSYETPVVNESHADFMIPTNGRKTLSVGTGFNWNNWTVDLAYAHLWINSLDYGGTDAKGISPEVGITGGNSKDVSANIYMLSVGYTF encoded by the coding sequence ATGAAGGTTTTTCGTGCTGTATGTCTGGCGCTGGCTCTGGTGGCCTGCTGCGCGCCCGTGGCCTGGGGCGAAGGTTTCGCCCTGAATGAATGGAGCGCCAGAGGTGTTGCCCTGGCTGGCGGCATGGTAGGCCGCGCTGATGATGTTTCGGCCATTGCCTATAATGCCGCAGGCATTACGCAACTGCCCGGCACGCGCACGATGGGCGGCTTTGCCCTCATCAGCCCTTCTGGCGGGATTTCCACCAGTTATGGCGGCCGCGAAACCTCGACCTACACGAAGCCCGCCCTCTGGAATGCTCCGCACGCCTATCTGAGTCATCAGCTCAGCGACAACGCATGGGTCGGTCTGGGCGTTTTTTCGCGTTTCGGCCTTGGCAACAGCTATTCCGGAGACTGGGCGGGCAGGTACAATGTCTATGACATCGGCGTGCAGACTATTTCCTTCGTGCCTACCCTTGCCATCAAGCTCAATGATACTGTCTCGTTTTCTGTAGGCGTGGAAGCCATGAACGCCCACATGTACATGGGCAACAAAATTCTGACCTACAACAACGGCAAAAAATTTGACAACGACATGCAGCTTGAGGGCAACGGATGGGGTTATGGCGCTCACCTTGGCCTGCACATGCACCTCAACGACCAGTGGTCGGTTGGCCTGTCCTACAAGAGTCAGGTGACCATGAACATCAACGGCGATGTGGAATTCGCCTATCAGGGCGACAACGCCATCAGCAAGGCCAAACACCTGCCCGAGGCCAGAAACTGCGGCGCAAACACCGTGCTTCAGTTGCCCGATTCGGCAGCCCTGGGCGTTACCTACAAGCCGCTGGACAATCTGAGCTTTGAAGTGGGCACGGTCTGGACCCGCTGGTCCACCTACAATGCCCTGAACATCTATATGGACAGCGGCTACAGTTCCATCAACAACAAGGAATGGCGCGACGGCTGGAACTTCAACGGCAGCGTGGAATACAAGCCCCTTGACTGGTGGACCCTGCGCGCGGGTTTTTCGTATGAAACGCCCGTGGTCAATGAAAGCCACGCCGACTTCATGATCCCCACCAATGGCCGCAAAACGCTCAGCGTGGGTACTGGCTTCAACTGGAATAACTGGACCGTAGACCTCGCCTACGCCCACCTGTGGATCAATTCGCTTGACTACGGCGGCACCGATGCCAAGGGCATATCGCCCGAGGTAGGCATTACTGGCGGCAATTCCAAGGATGTTTCTGCAAACATCTATATGCTTTCAGTGGGTTACACGTTCTAA
- the priA gene encoding replication restart helicase PriA → MYATVALLTPPYASLTYALPPEFPADFWQPGLRVAVPLGRGERTALRAAVLLRVSPTADVPEGVDCKSLGWPLENAPLLPAVLLELAEDLARRQGLHPGHILGHVLPQGLRLARVRLRNIESGKAVAWTLARIREALPEQRQALAEALCKGTARMLPPGTDAASEEFCLLRVDPPWPVRPSAKRQIEILDYLHQHGSVSRRRLVQSLGQAVTPALHTLLEAGHVNLARDNGVDDDDALDATEQSLLPPPPAPFALNDEQARALESMLEALRAEEASSRLLFGVTGSGKTAVYLELAKACLATGKSVMLLAPEVALAHKLRRDATCALPDAPLFFYHGYQSPARREATFRQMAQSDTPCIVVGTRSALFLPVPHLNCIVLDEEHDGSFKQDESLAYQAKEVAWFRVAQAKGLLVLGSATPDLKTFYASENGHLPILRLPHRVGGRELPPVELVDISSLAPGSTSMDGLLAPQSEAALRETIERGEQAVVLLNRRGYAPLMYCLDCNRTLRCPHCEIGLTYHKGLEKLVCHYCGYSRPFPSPCPECGGMNFLPMGEGTERLAERLSVLAGGPVLRLDRDSTRRPGRMEEILAAFSRQEAPILVGTQMLSKGHHFPLVTLAVIADADLGLNLPDYRAAERTFQLLVQSAGRAGRGDKPGRVLIQTRDVEHYCWQYVRTADYEGFYQAELAKRRLRRYPPFVRLALIRISYALNEQGGPPALNDLAQALRGKAAELGVQLLGPAPAPLSLLRGRKRFTCLIKGQDWQALRSLYFFALSQKASRHLRLFLDLDPINML, encoded by the coding sequence ATGTACGCCACAGTCGCCCTGCTCACTCCGCCCTACGCCAGCCTTACCTACGCGCTGCCGCCCGAATTTCCCGCCGATTTCTGGCAGCCCGGCTTGCGCGTGGCCGTGCCGCTGGGCCGGGGCGAGCGCACCGCCCTGCGCGCCGCAGTGCTTTTGCGCGTCAGCCCCACAGCCGACGTGCCGGAAGGCGTTGACTGCAAAAGCCTTGGCTGGCCCCTGGAAAACGCCCCTCTGCTCCCCGCTGTGCTGCTGGAACTGGCTGAAGATCTGGCCCGCCGTCAGGGGCTGCACCCCGGTCATATTCTGGGGCATGTGCTGCCACAGGGTTTGCGTCTTGCACGGGTGCGACTGCGCAATATCGAATCGGGCAAGGCTGTAGCCTGGACTCTGGCGCGCATCCGTGAAGCCCTGCCTGAACAGCGTCAGGCGCTCGCCGAGGCCCTTTGCAAAGGCACTGCCCGCATGCTGCCCCCCGGCACAGACGCCGCCAGCGAAGAATTTTGCCTGCTGCGCGTTGATCCGCCCTGGCCTGTGCGGCCCTCGGCCAAACGCCAGATCGAAATTCTGGACTATCTGCACCAGCACGGCAGCGTGAGCCGCAGGCGGCTTGTGCAATCCCTTGGGCAGGCCGTAACCCCAGCCCTCCATACCCTGTTGGAAGCCGGGCACGTCAACCTCGCGCGAGACAACGGCGTTGACGATGATGACGCTCTGGACGCCACAGAGCAAAGCCTGTTGCCGCCCCCGCCTGCCCCCTTTGCCCTTAACGATGAGCAGGCACGTGCGCTTGAAAGCATGCTGGAAGCCCTGCGGGCAGAGGAGGCTTCCTCCCGCCTGCTCTTTGGCGTGACCGGCAGCGGCAAAACCGCAGTATACCTTGAACTTGCCAAGGCCTGCCTTGCGACGGGCAAAAGCGTCATGCTGCTCGCACCCGAGGTGGCGCTGGCCCACAAACTGCGGCGCGATGCCACCTGTGCGCTGCCCGATGCTCCGTTATTTTTCTACCACGGCTACCAGTCGCCTGCACGGCGGGAAGCGACCTTTCGCCAGATGGCGCAAAGCGACACCCCCTGCATCGTCGTGGGTACGCGTTCGGCACTGTTTCTGCCTGTGCCGCATCTGAACTGCATTGTGCTTGACGAAGAGCACGACGGCTCTTTCAAGCAGGACGAAAGCCTGGCCTATCAGGCCAAGGAAGTGGCGTGGTTCCGTGTTGCCCAGGCAAAGGGGCTGCTGGTGCTTGGCTCTGCCACGCCAGACCTCAAGACTTTTTATGCTTCTGAAAACGGCCATCTGCCCATCCTGCGGCTGCCGCACCGCGTGGGCGGACGCGAACTGCCGCCGGTCGAACTGGTGGACATCAGCTCCCTTGCGCCCGGCTCAACCAGCATGGACGGCCTGCTGGCCCCACAGAGCGAAGCCGCACTGCGCGAGACCATTGAGCGCGGCGAGCAGGCCGTGGTGCTGCTGAACAGGCGCGGCTACGCCCCTCTGATGTACTGCCTTGACTGCAACCGCACCCTGCGCTGCCCGCACTGCGAAATTGGGCTCACCTACCACAAGGGGCTGGAAAAACTCGTCTGCCACTATTGCGGCTATAGCCGCCCCTTTCCCTCGCCCTGCCCAGAGTGCGGCGGCATGAACTTTTTGCCCATGGGCGAAGGCACAGAACGCCTGGCCGAGCGCCTGAGCGTACTGGCCGGGGGGCCTGTGCTGCGGCTGGACAGGGACAGCACCCGCAGGCCCGGACGCATGGAAGAAATTCTCGCGGCCTTTTCCCGACAGGAGGCCCCCATACTGGTGGGTACGCAAATGCTCTCCAAGGGGCATCACTTTCCGCTGGTGACGCTGGCCGTCATCGCGGATGCGGACCTTGGCCTGAATCTGCCGGACTACCGCGCCGCCGAGCGCACATTTCAATTGCTGGTGCAGTCTGCCGGGCGCGCTGGCAGGGGCGACAAGCCGGGCCGGGTGCTTATCCAGACGCGTGATGTGGAGCACTACTGCTGGCAGTACGTGCGTACCGCGGACTATGAGGGCTTTTATCAGGCAGAGCTTGCCAAACGGCGGCTGCGCCGTTACCCGCCCTTTGTGCGCCTGGCGCTCATTCGCATATCCTACGCGCTGAACGAACAAGGCGGCCCCCCTGCTCTCAACGATCTGGCTCAGGCGCTGCGCGGCAAGGCTGCGGAACTGGGCGTGCAGCTTCTTGGCCCCGCTCCTGCCCCACTGTCCCTGCTGCGTGGGCGCAAGCGTTTTACATGCTTGATAAAAGGGCAGGACTGGCAGGCGCTGCGCTCGCTCTATTTCTTTGCTTTGTCACAAAAAGCTTCAAGACACTTGCGACTTTTCCTTGACCTTGATCCGATAAATATGTTGTGA